The Paraburkholderia acidiphila DNA window CAATGGGACCTCGTGCTGCTCGCGCTCACCGACATCACGGCGCGCAAGAAAGCCGAGGCCTACCTCGAATTCCTCGGCAAGCACGACGTGCTCACGAAGCTCAAGAACCGCTCGTTCTATGTGGACGAACTCAATCGTTTGCATCGCAAAGGGCCGTTCCCGGTGAGCGCGATCGTCGTCGATATGGACAACCTGAAGACGGTGAACGACCAGCTTGGCCACGCGGCCGGCGACGCATTGCTGCGCCGCGCGGGCGAAGTGCTCGCGAAAGCAATCCAGAAACCGTATCAGGCTGCGCGTATCGGCGGCGACGAATTTGCCGTGCTGATGCCTGGCGCCGATGCACGCGATGCGGAAACCGTGGCGGACAGCATCACCAAACTCGTGGAGTTGAACAACCAGTTTTACGGCGGACCGAAACTGAGTTTTTCAATGGGCTTCGCGAGCTGCGAGGAAGGCGAAAGCGTGGAAGCGATGCTGCGTGAAGCCGATGCGGCGATGTACGAGGCCAAGCGCCGCCGCAACGAAATGAGCCGCACGTCGATGGAAGCCGACACAGCACGCGATGCGTGAGTTTCGACACGCGAGGCGTGAGAAACAGTTAGGACATCGCAAGAGAATCAGGGAAGAAAAAAGGCCGGCATGTGAGCATGCCGGCTTGCCGAGGGCCTTGCGCCCTCGCTTCACACACTCAGGCGAGCGGCATGAAACCACGTGCCCGAGCGCGTGCCACCGCACTGGCGTGATACCGCGCCGCGCGCCAGCAAGTGAGCCGGCCGCGCGCGTATCCGCCATGGCGGCGGACCTGGCATCACGACGCGTTGACAGCGTCCTTGAATGCCTTGCCGGCGGTGAACTTGACCGTCTTGGCAGCGGCGATCTGGATCTCCGCGCCCGTGGCCGGGTTGCGGCCCACGCGGGCGGCACGCTGGCCAGTCGAGAACGAGCCGAAGCCGACGAGTTGCACGGAGTCACCCGAGGTGACCGCACGCGTGACGACGTCGAGAATCGCGTCGATGGCTGCGCCCGTGGCTGCCTTGGTCTCGCCCGTGCTAGCGGCGACTGCGTCAATGAGTTCCTGTTTGTTCATCTGCTACCTGTGTTGAGTTGAGAAAACCTGCATACCCTACCTCACGCGGGCAAAACAGGCAAATCGCGTTGCATATGGAAACGCCTCGATCGCCCGCCCGGCACGTGTTTTGCGGTTGCCGCGCGTGAGGGCGAAAGCCGAATGAATATCACAACGCGGAGTCACTGTGTAGACAAAATCACGTTAAAAATTGGCAAAAATGCACAAAAACGACATTACGGCGCTTTCAAACCGGTTTACACAGGAACGATTCGTGCAGATGGCCTCCAACGGATAACGCAAATCAACGATTTTTCTGTTTTGGACCCCGCCAGAAAAAAATGCCTTACCGGGACAGCCGTCACTCATTCTTCTCCTGCGGGGACGCCGTCAACCAGGTGTCGGGCGACCCGTGCGTGCGCGCAGCCGGCCGAATCGCATCCTGTCTTTCCATTGCGCGACGTAACACAGCCGGACACCTTTCGCCCGAGGACGTCGTCAAGGCAAAAGCATAGGGGCGCTCACCGATTCATTGCTCAGCCATACTGATTATTTATCGAGTCGTCGCTCAGGTGAAGACCCAAAGCACGCGCGCGGGCAAATCCGTGAGATTGGCATAACGGAAACGGCTGCGCGCCGGCAACTGGAAGCTGTCATTGGCCCGCAGCGTCACGGGCTCAACGCTCCCCTCCAGCCAGACCGTCAGCTCCCCCTCCAGCACAAAGCCGCCCTGCTCGTCGCTGTCGTCCACAGGGCGCTCGCCGCTTGTCGCGCCGGGGTCGAGGCGGCTCTCCAGCATCGAGAAACCCGACGACATGCTGGGCGAAACGAGCACGTCCGTAATGCCGCCGCCGTAGTAGAGCGTGCGCCGCTCGCCCGGCCTCGTGACCCACGGCAGCTCGCGCGGCATGCTCACGCTGTAGAAGTAAGTGGTAGGCGTCTGCAGCGCCTCGCCGATGGCCGTGAGATCCGCCACCGTGGGCCGCGAAAGTCCGCGTTCGACCTGCGAAAGAAAGCCCACCGAGCGGCCGATTTTCCGCGCGAGATCGGCGAGCGTCACCTTCTTGTGTTTGCGCAGATCGCGAATGAGGATCGCGAGGCCTTCTATTTCGTCCTGCCGGTCCATGCGTCTTCCTCTGTCACACGACGTCGCGCAGGCGATACCACAACTTGCCGAGCGCCTCGAGCGGCGCGGCGAAGCGCTCGCCGCCCGGGAAGCGCGGATTATGAATGCGCTCATAGAGCGAAAGCAAGTGCGGCTCGCCGAGGACGGCGTCGGTGACGGCGCGCGCCGCCGCCAGCGTCGGCAGGATGCCGTGCCCGGAAAAACCCTGCAGCCAGTAGCGATTGCGTTCGTGACCGACGTCGGGCGTGCGGCGAATGCTGATGTCGATATGACCGCCCCACGCGTAGTCGAATTCGACGCCGCGCAACTGCGGGAAAGCACGTTCGAGACTCGGGCGGATCGCCGCTCCGATGTCCCTCGGGATACCGCCCAGATAGGTGCACGCACCGCCAAAAAGCAGGCGATCGTCCGGGCTCAGGCGAAAGTAGTCCGGCACGAACTGATTGTCGATCACGCAACTGTTGCGCGGCAGCAGCGAGCGCGCAAGCTCAGGGGCGAGCCTGCGCGTCGCGACCTGCCAGGTGCCCACGGGCAGCACGCGGCCTGCGAGATCGCGATCGAGCCGGTCGATGTAGGCGTTGCAGGCGAGCACCAGCGTGCCGGCGCGCACCGAGCCTTCTCGCGTGTTCGCCACGTAGCCACTCGACGTTTCGCGATAACCGAGCACACGGCTTTGCTCGAAGATGGCGCCGCCCGCGCGCTCGATAGCGCCGGCCAGGCCGAGCGCGAGCTTGAGCGGATCGAGATGCCCCGCCTCCGGATCGTAGAGCGCTGCGCGATAACGGCGGCTGCCGATCCACTCCGGCATTTCCGTCTCGGGAATGAACCGCAGGCGCTCGTAGCCCCATTTTTGCGCGGCCTCGTCGCGCGCGGCTTCCAGCATGGCGACCCGCGAGCGCCGGACCGCCGCCCACAGGCTGCCAGGACGGTAGCCGATGTCGAAGCCGTGCCGCGCAGGCAACTCGCGCACTTCGGCCGCCGCCCAGCGCATGCTGTCCCACAATTCGCGCGCGCCCGCCAAACCCAGCGCCTGCTCGAACGGCGGCATGTCGCACGACCAGCCGAGCAGCGCCTGACCACCGTTGCGCCCCGAAGCGGCCCACGCCACGCGGCTCGCCTCGACGAGCGCCACGCGGCGCCCGGCCAACGCCAGCCGCAACGCCGTGTGCAAACCGCTGAAGCCCGCGCCGACGATCAGAACGTCCGCGCTGTGCTCGCCCGCCAGCGCGGGACGCTCGGGCAGCGCGCCGCTCTCGGCGTAGTGACGTGCGTAATAACTGTCGATATGACGGGTCGATTCGGCGAACATGGGGCGCGTACGTGAAATTTATCATACTGAATTTCATGAAAAATTATCACGTCAATTTCATGCGCGCAACCTGGGTGTAGTGCGCACTGGCGCAGCAGTCCGGCAAACCAAGGTCGCGTGCTTTTGCGCACTTGAAGCTACGGCAGCTTGCGGCGCGCGAGCAGCGCATTCGCGCTCCATTGCAGCGCGCCGCACAGCAGCAGATAAACGAGCCCGACGAACAGGAAGATTTGCGC harbors:
- a CDS encoding NAD(P)/FAD-dependent oxidoreductase, with amino-acid sequence MFAESTRHIDSYYARHYAESGALPERPALAGEHSADVLIVGAGFSGLHTALRLALAGRRVALVEASRVAWAASGRNGGQALLGWSCDMPPFEQALGLAGARELWDSMRWAAAEVRELPARHGFDIGYRPGSLWAAVRRSRVAMLEAARDEAAQKWGYERLRFIPETEMPEWIGSRRYRAALYDPEAGHLDPLKLALGLAGAIERAGGAIFEQSRVLGYRETSSGYVANTREGSVRAGTLVLACNAYIDRLDRDLAGRVLPVGTWQVATRRLAPELARSLLPRNSCVIDNQFVPDYFRLSPDDRLLFGGACTYLGGIPRDIGAAIRPSLERAFPQLRGVEFDYAWGGHIDISIRRTPDVGHERNRYWLQGFSGHGILPTLAAARAVTDAVLGEPHLLSLYERIHNPRFPGGERFAAPLEALGKLWYRLRDVV
- a CDS encoding helix-turn-helix domain-containing protein, which produces MDRQDEIEGLAILIRDLRKHKKVTLADLARKIGRSVGFLSQVERGLSRPTVADLTAIGEALQTPTTYFYSVSMPRELPWVTRPGERRTLYYGGGITDVLVSPSMSSGFSMLESRLDPGATSGERPVDDSDEQGGFVLEGELTVWLEGSVEPVTLRANDSFQLPARSRFRYANLTDLPARVLWVFT
- a CDS encoding HU family DNA-binding protein codes for the protein MNKQELIDAVAASTGETKAATGAAIDAILDVVTRAVTSGDSVQLVGFGSFSTGQRAARVGRNPATGAEIQIAAAKTVKFTAGKAFKDAVNAS